The DNA region CTGCGCGAACTGCTCCGCCGCACGCTCGTCGTCCTCGGCACGACCGCGCCCCCTCCTCGGGGAGCCGCTCCTTCTCATCGGGCCGCCCCTTCTTACAGGGGAGTCGCTCCTCACAGCGGAGCCACTCCGGCCGACCAGCCCGCCGACCGGCCCGCCCCGCACCCCGACGCCTGGGACTCCGTCCGCCGCACCCGCCGCCCCGACCGCCCCGGCACCCGCGAGCTGCTGCGCCGAACCACCGAGGAGCTGGTACTGCTGGACGCGCCCGGCGGCCGTGACGGCGCGCTGGTCCGGGCGCTCGCCGTGCTCGGCGGCCGTCCCGTCCTGGTCGTCGGCCAGCAGCGGCAGACCCCGGAGCACGAGCGCCCCTTCACCGCCGCCGACCTGCGGGCCGTCCGGCGCACCGCGCGGCTGGCCGAGCAGCTCGGCCTGCCACTGGTCACCGTGGTGGACACCGCCGGGGCCGAGCTGTCCGCCCAGGCCGAGCTGGACGGGATCGCGGTGGAGATCGCGCACTGTCTGACCACCCTGCTCGCGCTGCGCACACCCGTCCTCGCCGTTCTGCTCGGCCAGGGCTCCGGCGGCGGCGCGCTGGCGCTGCTCCCGGCCGACCGGGTGCTCGCCGCCGGACACGCCTGGCTGGCCCCGCTGCCGCCGGAGGGCGCCTCGGCGATCGTGCACCGGGACGGCGCGCACGCCGCCGAGCTGGCCCGGGCCCAGGGGATCGGCGCCCACGACCTGGCCGCGGTCGGACTGGTGGACGAGGTGGTTCCGGAGCTGCCGGACGCCGCCGAGGAGCCGGAGGCCTTCTGCGCACGCCTGGAAACGGCGATCGCCGCGGCACTCGGTGAACTGTCGGTCACCGACGAGGCGGACCGACTGACCGCCCGAACGGTCCGGCACCGACTCCTCGGCGACCTCCGGTGAGCATCGGCACGCAGACCGTAGCCGGATTCTGTGGCGCCGGGCACAGATCGTCTGTACCCAAAGTGCTGCGACCGGACCGTCGGGTGACCGCACCGGCTCCCAAACGGTGAGTGCGCTCACAGGCGATTCGCGGCTACGACGAGCGGTAGCGGCGGCCCCGGAGGCCGCCCCCGCGGCCCGCACTCACCCACCCGACCGACATTCGCCCAGCCCAGAGGCCCCGTGCGCACCTCGCTCGGGTGATCCTTCGATTGCATGGTCACATCACGGGTACGACGGCGCGTCGTAACAAGGGGGTCTTGGCGGGGGCCGATCCGGTCTGCCAACAATGACTCTCGTCGTCAGCCGCACCGGCCTCCTGTCCCGCCGGTCGACGGCTTACCGCCGAGTCGCGCTCCACAACCGCAAGGGCCCCTGTCCGGCCCGTGGTCCTGGGTGGGGCGCGACTCGGCCCAACCCGATTGAGGTCCTGTTCTACATGCCCGCTTTCAAGCTCCGCATGCGCACTTCCGCCGCGATTCTCGCCGGCACCGCCGGCCTGACCGCCCTGGGTGCCGCCGTGGTCCCCGCCACCGCGAACGCCGCCACCCTCTCCCCGAAGGCCATCGCCGCCCAGATCGTCCCGGCGAACCAGCTGGCCTCGTTCAGCCAGATCATCTCGCACGAGTCCAG from Kitasatospora cathayae includes:
- a CDS encoding carboxyl transferase domain-containing protein; the protein is MDAGAGTSRDSGVGAAVGKGAALTAHQLIGLLVDPDGFHSWDEPPSAPPTDPDYRASLDRARDRTGLDEAVLTGLGLIDGRPVALVASEFGFLGGSIGVATAERITRAVERATAERLPLLALPVSGGTRMQEGSAAFLCMLRITAAVQAHRAAGHPYLTYLRNPTMGGVFASWGTLGQLVFAEPGARLGFLGPRVYEELRGVELPADVQRAETLAGRGLVDAVVPPQELRELLRRTLVVLGTTAPPPRGAAPSHRAAPSYRGVAPHSGATPADQPADRPAPHPDAWDSVRRTRRPDRPGTRELLRRTTEELVLLDAPGGRDGALVRALAVLGGRPVLVVGQQRQTPEHERPFTAADLRAVRRTARLAEQLGLPLVTVVDTAGAELSAQAELDGIAVEIAHCLTTLLALRTPVLAVLLGQGSGGGALALLPADRVLAAGHAWLAPLPPEGASAIVHRDGAHAAELARAQGIGAHDLAAVGLVDEVVPELPDAAEEPEAFCARLETAIAAALGELSVTDEADRLTARTVRHRLLGDLR